The genome window TACTGGTAATGATCGCCATGTTTAAAATTATCATCTCATCAGATCACATGATGGCTCCTCGTGCCTGCTTGATtaacatgtatatgtatttgtatgtatgcatgtgtattgtTCCTAAAGATGGTATTTTGTGTACTTTACCTGACATTTAAGGAGGTGTGGCAAATTAAAGGTATGGCCGGAAGTTTTGccccaaaaaaaaaaaagccTCATCCCCTCTTTGATTTTTAGTAAATATGCCTGAGAAACAAGTGATGGTATTTAAGGGGGCACGATTTTGAGGCGAGCTCAACAATTGTTGGTGAGTACTGACCCACCTCTCAGTTTGGTGGATAGAGCTGCAGTGACTGAGAGGTTAGTGAGGGTGATGGTGGAGAAGCCAGCACAGGTGACTATGGAGTAGGGGTTCAGTAGGTACACCAGAGCAGAGGAGGAACCAAACACCCTCAAAAAATTTAACATCAGGATGATCTACGGAGACGAGACATCTGCAGTAGAGCACAGTATTTAATATGGTCTTTTCTTGAGATCACACTTTAGGTGGAGAACCGACGACTTTCCCTTCTTTAGCTTTGTGGATACAGAATTGGATGAGCTGCTTTTCAGAGCAATGATATTAAAGGAGTTCACATGGATTTGCTTTCAGAGCCTTCGACATCTTCCAATAGAATTATCACCTCTTTTCAGCCATCATTATTTGCAATGAAAACAGACTttctgtacagtacagttagcTAGTGCATGGAATGGTAATGATCATCATAACAATTTATactagatataattatcatgtacagTAAAAAGCACACACAAAATATCATCAGAATTAGCAGTCTTGATAACAATAAAATGCACAACAAAAACTAtaaactatagctataaagcAATAGTTACTGAGACGGCAGTTTATTGAGTTTTTCAAGTACTTGGGTCATTGATAGTCTATTGTCTGGTTGGCTCTCGACGCAAGCTGCTATGATATCGTACACTTGGTCCCACTCGCTCTTGATACGTAATAGTATTGCTCTTCTGTTCTCAGGGGAAGGCATCTCCTTGGCAATGGCCTCAGCTAGGAGGTAGCCgtaactgtacacatcaatctTTGTAGTTTGTTTCGGAAGGGGATCGTCCAGATTAGATGGTGGGAAGGTTTCGGGGGCAGCATATACAATGGCACCAGGAGCTGCTGTCTTGCAGCTTTTAGCCAGATTGGCTGATCCAAAGTCGGATAGTTTTGCCTTCCAAACTCTTGGGTGTATTTGCTGGAGGAGGACGttgggagcactcacatcacggTGGATGATGGGCTCTTGATGCTCGTGGAGGTAGTGGAGGGCATAAGCCACCTCTCGAAATATCGATAACAAAGCATCCTTTTGGAAATTGACAATTTTCCTCTTATAAGCGGATCGGACGTCAGTATCCAAGAGCTCCAGAACAAGCAGAGGTGAGTCAGTACCTCTCTCCACACCAGCGTCCACTACAGCAGCAATCAGTCGCACCAGGTTGGGGTGTTGAACATGAGCCATGATTCGAATCTCTCTCTTGAGCTGATCAATCGTGTTTTTGTGGAGTATTTCTTTGTGTGCATACTTTACTGCTACTTGCTGACCACGGAACAACCCTCGACACACTGATCCCCAAGCACCATGTCCTAGGTTGTCTTGTAACACAACTTCTTGTCTTCGTACATTCCACGAGTCTTGGTCTAGTCGCGGAATTTGGAGCTTAGAAAACTTTGACTGACTTGTTTTGATTTCTGCCACCTCGAGCCTTCGTTGCATGTCATGAGCCTGCTGTTGAAAGTATTGCTTTTGCCTTTCCAGTTGGTGCTTTTCCATTTTGTGATGTTGTATTtgctcttctttttcttgagaaGTGGTACGTTCTCGCTCATTGTATCGTTGCAGCTCAGCTTCCAATAGTTTAGATTGTTCAGCCTGATTAGTTTCGATTCTCTGTTGAAGATTTCTGTTTTCTTGTTTAAGCTCCTCAATGACATCATCCTTGTTCTCCTTCAGCTTGGGTACTGTTGGGACAACACCTACATGTAAAAAAAAGAATGTATATTATACTCAGCATAAGTTGAACACTTACCTTCACTAACAATGGAGTAAGGCTCTCTGACTGGACTCAGATAATCCTCCTCGTCACCATCTCCATACATAGCAACATCAGGCTGAACATAGACACACATGTAGGTATCTTGAGTGAATCGTCGGACCAACTCTGGTAGCTCTCTTGGTGGTGTATTGATCAACCTGTCCTGGTCTCCCTCATACACCCACTCATTCAGCTCACGAGTGCAGTCAGTCACACGTGGAATGTTGTATGTGTCAACTGTACACAAAGGATCATTGTACTTTCAGTGGAAGATAATGACATGATCATACTTACAGACTCTGTTGGCCATGCTGTCAAAGAAGAGCCATGTGTTTGTGTGAAGGTCTCTAGTGAAGCAGACGTAGTGACTGGTCTCAATGCAGATCACAGAGAGGAGGTCCAACTTGTAGATATCATTATTGCTGTTCAATGCAGGCTCTGGCTTGTGCTGTTTTCTCTTATCCTTCTTGTGGGCCAGTGGACAGCAAGTGACACAGTAATACACATAGCTACTGGCAGCATCCTCATTCACACACTCGGAACACTTGTATTGAGACGGCTCTCCACAGAACATACAAGTTTTACCTGGAGAGaagtcagggtttcatctaggattaaaagtttgagggggaaggtttacgcaggccgcaaaatgtttggccactcccacatttgttgaccacacccctattacatgctagtgcatcctagttacatattgcacatcatagacagtactaatgtgatgatgtcattattatacaaacattTTTGTGGGGAAGACGAGCATTTtaggggggaaggttcaccccagcccccccccccactagatgaaaccctggaaGTATGTAGCACAGTAATCGTACGCACACATGATACAATACTTACCTGAGTCTGTGATCTCTGCAATTTTCAGCTTCAAATCAGGCACAATTTTTGGGTAAGTTTTGAACTCCCTTCCAAATCGTGGCACTTGAACGAGAAATTTCGATGGGATCTGCACGAAGGAAATACAATGAAAGgaatacaatcatgtatacaGGCCCAAATGGTTCACCTTGGTAAATGAGATATTTTGCTCCTTGAACATCATGGTAATGAGCATCCCTACAGTGGGTAGTCTGAGGTTAGGATCTGGCTCCACAAACAGTTGGACAAAGAACTCTTGCTCCACACCAAACGGACGTCTGTAGATgtgtatcataataattattacagtacacacaatattAGACATACCTGATGGAGATGAATGGCCTTGCGTGTAGTACGTGCTTAAACAGCATGTTCAGAAACTCCTCAGGATCTAAGTATACAACGTCAACATTTAGTATGTGACCATCTTAACCCATACTAATTACCTTTCTCCTTCTCAATCTTCCCCAGCTCATCCATCTTGTTTCTCATCTTCATAACTGATTCAAACCTCACCACACCATTCCTATAGTCAagcagcacacacacaatcaacaataatccctgtactgtactgtatgcataattatactttgtgGGGTAGACAGACCGTGAGGAAAGGGGGGAGAGAGTGTGGtagatacatgtgtgtatagctATTACAAAAGAGCTAAGACATGTACAGCTGTATACACAGCTCACTTTCTGAGAGGGTTGACGATTCCCTTCCAGAGCATGTTACTGATGGCCTGTCTGTTGATGTCAGTAGTACTAGTGCTGTAACTATCTTCCAGGAACATGTCATCAAAGATATTGCTGAGGGCAAATAATCCAAAGAGAGTGGAGTCCAGGTAGCAAGAGTTCTGGTTTCCCTGGATACCCTTCTGATCACCCACGTAGTGGCGTGGGGATGGCACTGTTGTTTGATCAACGTTCTCTTCGAATGGCACTTGTAGAGCTGTAGTGGAGGCAATAAATAAAGTGATGATATGACAATTAACACACGGTTAATGCCAGCTTGTGCTGGGAATCCATGAGCaggtgctgagtcagcatatCTCTGGTCAGATAGGAGACGAGCCACTGGATAGAAGGTTGCTTTGCCATAACCACATTGGAAGTAACGGACACCATTCAACTCTCCATCTCCACAACGATCAGCATACTCCTCCTGTGCATAGTAACTTGTTAACAATTCTTGCTGTAATTAAAACTCACCAGCTCAATCCCTGCCAGTAGCTCCTGATCGCCAGGGAGGTTCCCAATCCACCTCACAATTCCGTACCAGGGGTTTTGAGAGCAACCGAACTGAACAGCAGAGCCCATGGAGACGTCCACAGGAGCAGCAGGGCGTGGTAATGGTGGTAGCTGTCTCGGCTCCCTCTGGATTGGAGGAGTATTGCCAGCAAATTGTGAGGGGGCAGATCCACGCTGGTCAGGATGAAGTGCTGTGACAGGGCAGAATAATCCTTGGCCGTACTTGCAAAAAAACAACCTTATCCCCTGCCAGGTACCATCAGTACAGCCCTCCATATCCTCCTCCTATACAGGCATAACACATACCGTACTCTACcaagattacgcccaccctaattgcatgctacaaagcagctacaggtgggatgggcttaatttcgaaaacAGTAGTTTTGTCTCAAAATTAAGCCCACCCAGGTGTTTGCCTCGAAATTTAAGCCCACTCATTAAGAAACTATTCTTTTCTGTCTGCATCTGAGGCCTACTAGCTCTTGAAATACATCAACATACAACAACGGTAATGCATGGGTAAAGTAGCTAGGTATAGATTCTGCATCAGAAGGTTgttccttgtcactgtcagagtcttcaacagggattcagagaagattgtcctCGTCTCTTATACTTGCAAATAGGATCTAGCTATATCTAGCTATATTCAGAGCTATAATATCAGCGTACTACATGCAAGCGCACTACATGCACAATAAACTGCTAAACCTTTTCTTGACAAACTTGCTCACTGACAAATGCATCACTTCCTGGTGGGCGTATTCTCGAGGCAAATTAGTCTGtgcaggaactttcactcaaaagtgggggtgggcgtattttcggacgtgggcgtaatctcggtagagtacggtacaTGCAAACAACTACAAGTGTCAACTTACCAACTCCAGTCCAGCAATCAGTCCATTGACTTGAGGGAAGTTGCCCATCCAGCGAATCTCACCGTATCGAGGTGGGTCAGAAAACTCAACTCGAGAGCCCACAACAAACTGATGCTTGGTAGCTATGGCTACCACAGTAGACTGCTTGTTGCCAGCCCCAGGCATGTTGTCATAGTTGAGTGGTGGATGATCCTCAGAGTGATGGCTGTCAGATGGATCGACATAAACTCCAGGAGGGGGATAAGTTTGTGATGGGTAATCTCCAGCTCTCCCTTGTTGCTGATGGGCCCTCTCATGATCGACTGAATTTGCAGTAGCTCCTTCATTCTGACTGTGACATGGTATGGTCTCATACGTGGGATCACTTCCAGGATGCCATGAATGTTGTTTCTGAATTAGATTTTCTCTTCCTTGTTCATATTGATTAGCGAGGTCTTGCTCTTTCTTTTTTGCTTCTTCAAAAAGTTTCATTGCCTCTTGCTGAGTGGCGCTCTCATCAAGTGCAAGTGCACCCTTTACTTCTCTGAGTTCTGGATTTGAAGTATTTCCTCTTTTCTCATTTCTAGCAGCAGCTTCTTTTCTGGCCTCCTCTATCTTAGCCTCTTTAGCAGCCTTTAAAACTTTTTCCTGCTCTGCCAAAAACTGTCGCTCAGTCATGCCCTCCTCACGTGCAGCAGCTGCTGGGTCTGAAAGGTCGACAGCTCGAGCTGGGGGTGTGCGAGTGTTGGTCAACTCTTCTTTGAACACAAAGTCCTCAGGGACCACTAAATAGTGACCAGGTGCAGCCTTAAATAAGTGAGTTATTCCCGTTAGTGCTTTAGGGAAAAGATTAGTGGCAACAGTCCAATCCTGTGTGAAACAgccattattataatgtacggAACACTAAACATAGCATGCACTCACTGTTTCAATCCCTATGTGGTTGGTGTCCAGTGTTCTAGTCTGTACATCTCTACCAGTCCAGCGAACAGTTCCATGCATGGCTACATTCTTCCTGTTGTAGACCACCACACGATCGTTGATCttgaacatacatgtaggggGCTTATCGATAGGTGACCCGTGGGTAGAAGAGTTGACCCCTGATGAAGAAGAGCTCTTTAGCTGCTGACGTGTGGAGCCATGGGGCACTTGGTGAGGTGGTTTAGCAGCAAGCTTATCCAGAGACACAAAGAGACCACAGTCTTGATCACAGTCAAAATATCTGTATCCCCCAAAGAAACCATTACTGATGCCTTTTCCAAGGTAACGAGAATCCTATATACAGATGAGATCTGTAACGTAAGGAGAGCATAACATAACTATGCACTCACTGTAATCTCCACTCCAAAGTTCCTCCCTGGTAATGATTCCACAGGTCCAGCATGTCTCACTACACCATCAGACCAGGTAGGTGCACTTGTTTTATCACCAGGGAGCCTCACATATACCTGGTCACCTCTCTTCAGTCTGCTGCCCCATTCCAGCTTACTGTCCTCAGAGAACACAGCAAATCGATCACAAGGCTTCTCAATAGCTCCCAAAAGCTGTAGATCTCTGCTATTCAGTGGAAACACATAGTAATCGTCCTGACCACCATACAGTGTGACACTGGGGTCTTTTGTGGAGCAAAAGTTGTGAGGAGGTCTTCCATCATTGCGCTGTACCAACTCTCTATGGTGAATTTGAGTAAGCAGTTCACCTTGTAACACTTGAACAGGTTTTGAACCTGCTAGGACAGACATGATCTTCCCTGGAGCCTTCTCTCCATACACATCCTTCATTAGAATGTACAGGTAGTTTGCCCTTTTGGCCATGATCTGCTTTCTCTGAACCAACTCTGATGTGGTAATTACTAGAGCCTCACCCACTTTTATGACCCATAAAAATCACAGATTGTGGATATTCATGAATTTCTAGCTAACTCTCAATATAGTTTCAGTTTGACTGGTTTGCCCAGTTGGTCCAGTCTTGGTAGACCGTGTTTGAGGTCGTACTGGTGGACCAGGAACGAGTAGATCACATCAGCCACCAGGAAGATCTGCAGGGGAGGGGAGAGAGGGAGGATAAACAAAATGCTAATCACGAAATTATATGCCACTGGAATAACTTTTTaataaaacaataattatacgctaACCATGCACGGGGTTCATAATGTACTCCTGTTACTGACCTGAGCTAGTGAGTAGGTGAGAGTCATGGCAAAGAAGAAGTTAGCGTTAGCACTGCCTGCATGGATCCAGAGGTGCCAGAGGACAGGACAGAGGAGAGAGGAGGCCAGGAACatgaccaccaccaccagagTGTAGCGCAGGTCTGcacacaggggggggggtatgaaTGCAGATATTCCGATAAGAAAGATGTACTCCACACTGACATTAAGAATACTAAATACTTTTTGGCATTTTGAAAATAGGAAGAACGAAGTTTTAGTGTTCACTCTCACACACAGTTACAGATACGTACACCATTGAGGCTTGTACATGCATCGTATGTGTATTCTATCCCGATGCACTCACATCtgaatgtgtgtgtccagAGTGGCAGGAGTGCTAGTGGGATGGTGAGGTCACCCAGACACGGGTAGGACTTGAACAAGGTCGTCACAGAGAGGAGAATGTACGTCAGAAACACTGGGTGGTCACTGGAGGGAcgagggggggggaggggttgaGTGAGGAAGTTTAGTATAGCAGAAATAGTCAAGAATTGATTTAGGTACAACAAACTATAGGCCAAACTTCACATGTTTCTAGTAACCCATATCGTAATTCTTGTTTCTATGATCTAAGATATGGAGCTGCAATTAAAAACCAGCTCCTTCTGTTCTCTCACCTGAAGCGTATGGTGAGAGGGATGACGTAGATGAAGGCATTCATCTGGAACACACAGAGGAAGAATATTCTGAAGTGCTCAAACGTCTCAGTAAAGAAGTACCAGAACAGGCCGAGGTTGGGAGTCTGGTCCGGGACAGAGagcctgtgagggtgtgtggggtgtgagtggtgtgagtgggaagtgtgagggtgtggggtgtgggtgtgaggtgtgagggaaATATGAGGAATAAGAGGCGTACACACAAATAATATATTATAGGGAAGATATTTGTTCTATTCGTGTGGCTGCAATGAGGCTACAGGTATGAACTGGTAAAGAGAGCTTGTATTAACGTGCCCTCGTTGAGCTATTAGTACCAGAGCGTCTCCCTCTAAAGGTGAAGACTTGGACCACTATCTAATCACAACATGAAATGTGGTGCATAATGTATCCTGACAATGAATACACTGACAAGGCTGACCCCCCTAGCAACACTGCACTCCAGCACACCACCAAACACAACTGTTTACCAGctccaaacacacacccaTCCTGTAAACAATTCGTATTCGATATAGGTATACGTAGTACTGTCAAGAGGATTACCATGATTGTCTAATACACACTTTAAGTACATTCATCAGTGTACACAACACACCAATCATCATTACAGTACAATACAGCTTTTAAGACAGTACCCCCTCACCCTGTAGGACATGATCATGAATGGGAAGATGAGGACTGCAGGATAGAGTGAGAGGTAGGCagccacacacaggcacagggAGGACACCACCTCGTGACCTGTGCATGCGTGGGTGGAGGGAGGAGGTTCATTCTGTTCATATAAGGTGCGTATAATACACACACCAATTTGTGTAACAATATCAGAATAGTACAAAAGAATTTCCTTTCAGTTTGTGGGCTAAGCATTATTACTAAACAAACCATCTTGGGTTTCCTGGTATTTAAGGGGATAAGATTTTGGGGCGAGCTAAGTACTGACCCACCTCTCAGTTTGGTGGATAGAGCTGCAGTGACTGAGAGGTTAGTGAGGGTGATGGTGGAGAAGCCAGCACAGGTGACTATGGAGTAGGGGTTCAGTAGGTACCTGCACACCAGGAGGGACCAAACACCTTCAAAACATTTAACATCAGGATGATCTACCGGAGACAAGACATCTTCTGCCTTGCAGTGCAGTAGATCTACTGAGTAGATTTTGATCTAGATCGAGCACAGTATTTAATTAATATGGTCTTTTCTAGAGATGATACTTAATTAAGGTACGTGGAGAGGACGACTTTCCCTTCTTTGTGGATACAGAATTGGATGAGCTGCTTTCCTTCAAGAGCAATGATATTAAAGGAGCTCACCTCGATTCGCTCTGAAAGCCTTCGACATCTTAATTCCATATTCGCAAGTGGAATGGTAATGATCAtcataacaataattaatttatacaaCAACACAAAATCACACAAATATCAGATCTAGCACTCTTGGTAACATGTAAATATCCATCAATAATTACTGAGACGGTAGCTTATTGAGTTTTTCAAGTACTTGGGTCATTGATAGTCTATTGTCTGGTTGGCTCTCGACGCAAGCTGCTATGATATCGTACACTTGTTCCCACTTACTCTTGATACGTAATAGTATTGCTCTTCTGTTCTCAGGGGAAGGCATCTCCTTGGCAATGGCCTCAGCTAGGAGGTAGCCgtaactgtacacatcaattTTTGTAGTTTGTTTCGGAAGGGGATCGTCCAGATTAGATGGTGGGAAGGTTTCGGGGGCAGCATACACAATGGCACCAGGAGCTGCTGTCTTGCAGCTTTTAGCCAGATTGGCTGATCCAAAGTCGGATAGTTTTGCCTTCCAAACTCCTGGGTGTATTTGCTGGAGGAGGACGttgggagcactcacatcacggTGGATGATGGGCTCTTGATGCTCGTGGAGGTAGTGAAGGGCATAAGCCACCTCTCGAAATATCGATAACAAAGCATCCTTTTGGAAATCGACAATTTTTCTTTTGTAAGCGGATCGGACGTCAGTATCCAAGAGCTCCAAAACAAGCAGAGGTGAGTCAGTACCTCTCTCCACACCAGCGTCCACTACAGCAGCAATCAGTCGCACCAGGTTGGGGTGTTGAACATGAGCCATGATTCAAATCTCTCTCTTGAGCTGATCGATCGTGTTTTCGTGGAGTATTTCTTTGTGTGCACACTTTACTGCTACTTGCTGACCACGGAACAATCCTCGACACACTGATCCCCAAGCACCATGTCCTAGGTTGTCTTGTAATACAACTTCTTGTCTTCGTACATTCCACGAGTCTTGGTCTAGTCGCGGAATCTGGAGCTTAGAAAACTTTGACTGacttgttttgctctctgccACCTCGAGCCTTCGTTGCATGTCTTGAGCCTGTTGTTGAAAGTATTGCTTTTGCCTTTCCAGTTGGTGCTTTTCCATTTTGTGATGTTGTATTTGCTCTTCTTTCTCAGCCATTTCTTGAGAGGTGGTACGTTCTTGCTCATTGTATCGTTGCAGCTCAGCTTCTAATAGTTTAGATTGTTCAGCCTGATTGGTTTCGATTCTCTGTTGAAGATTTCTGTTTTCTTGTTTAAGCTCCTCAATGACATCATCCTTGTTCTCCTTCAGCTTGGGCACTGTTGGGACAACACCTACACGTAAAAAAATAATGTATTTTATACTCAGCATAAGTTGAACACTTACCTTCACTAACAATGGAGTAAGGCTCTCTGACTGGATTTAGATAATCCTCCTCGTCACCATCGTCATACATAGCGACATCAGGCTGAACATAGACACACATGTAAATGTCTTGAGTGAATCGTCGGACCAACTCTGGTAGCTCTCTTGGTGGTGTGTTGATCAACCTGTCCTGGTCTCCCTCATACACCCACTCATTCAGCTCACGAGTGCAGTCAGTCACACGTGGAATGTTGTACGTGTCATCTGTACACATaaacatgtaccgtatagcgggtaattttcggggacaaaatattcgtggttcagcaatattgagacatttcgtaggtaaaattttcgtggttggaacttacactgcaggtaaaggtaggcaaggtggCTTCTttcatgggtaaaatattcgtggtcagaccttcaaccacaaaaaccacgaatattttgccccacgaaaattaccattATACTTTCAGTGGAAGATAATGACATGATCATACTTACAGACTCTGTTGGCCATGCTGTCAAAGAAGAGCCATGTGTTTGTATTGAGGTCTCTAGTGAAGCAGACGTAGTGACTGGTCTCAATACAGATCACAGAGAGGGGGTCCAACTTGTACAGCTCATTATTGTTGATCAGTGCAGGCTCAGGCTTGTGCTGTTTTCTCTCATCCTTCTTGTGGGCCAGTGGACAGCAAGTGGTACAGTAATACACATAGCCACTGACATCATGCTCACCCACACACTCGGAACACTTGTATTGGGACAGCTCTCCACAGATCATACAAGGAGGGGTTTTGCCTGGAGAAAAGTATGTAGCACAGTGATCGTATGCACACATGACACAATACTTACCTACCTGAGTCTGTGATCTCTGCAATGTTCAGCTTCAGATCAGGCATACTTTTTGGGTAAGTCTTGAACTCCCATCTACATTGTGGCAGTTGAATGAGAAGTTTCGATGGGATCTACACGAaagaaatacatgtacaataaaaagATACAAGACACAATAAAATGGTTCACCTTGGTAAATGAGATCTTTTGCTCCTTGAACATCATGGTAATGAGTACCCCCACAGTGGGTAGTCTGATGTTAGGATCTGGCTCCACAAACAGTTGGACAAAGAACTCTTGATCCACACCAAACGGACGCCTGTATAAATTTAGACGTGCATcagtgtacacacaatatTAGACATACCTAATGGAGATGAATGGCTTCGTGtgtagcatgtgtttgaagAGCATATTCAGAAACTCTTCAGGATCTAAGTACACAACATCAAAATTTAGTATGTGACCATCTTTACCCATAATAATAACCTTTCTCCTTCTCAGTGATTCCCTCCATCTTTCCCAGCTCACCCAGCTTGTTTCTCATCTTCATAACTGATTCAAACCTCACCACACCATTCCTAGAGTCaagcagacacacacacactcaataaTCCCTGCACGGTACTGTATGCATAACCTATGTGGGGTAGACAGTGGGGGATAGTGAGGAAAGGGGGGagatacatgtgtgtatacagtagactctcgttaatccggtcacccttgggaccatgcagcttggccggaatagcgaggtggctgcatctcagaaaatagccgcggcttaaaaacgaccttacctcgaatctaatgactacttttgcggttcttgtctcgaggataatgtaagataatgaatcattctgttctctatttaagtgtaattcaatttttatttgctaaaccacacccaaaacgtcatatccggccgtaacatacgtataaaattacattgaaaaccttgtttgggacagacagcactggccggtaaacggaatagcgaggtggccgtacttcaggtcgagttttgtgcagaaaacatatagctagcatcaGAATACTCCTCCTGTACATATCAATTTGTTAACAATTCTTGCTGTAATTAATAAACTCACCAGCTCAATCCC of Halichondria panicea chromosome 9, odHalPani1.1, whole genome shotgun sequence contains these proteins:
- the LOC135340802 gene encoding uncharacterized protein LOC135340802 isoform X2; translation: MAKRANYLYILMKDVYGEKAPGKIMSVLAGSKPVQVLQGELLTQIHHRELVQRNDGRPPHNFCSTKDPSVTLYGGQDDYYVFPLNSRDLQLLGAIEKPCDRFAVFSEDSKLEWGSRLKRGDQVYVRLPGDKTSAPTWSDGVVRHAGPVESLPGRNFGVEITDSRYLGKGISNGFFGGYRYFDCDQDCGLFVSLDKLAAKPPHQVPHGSTRQQLKSSSSSGVNSSTHGSPIDKPPTCMFKINDRVVVYNRKNVAMHGTVRWTGRDVQTRTLDTNHIGIETDWTVATNLFPKALTGITHLFKAAPGHYLVVPEDFVFKEELTNTRTPPARAVDLSDPAAAAREEGMTERQFLAEQEKVLKAAKEAKIEEARKEAAARNEKRGNTSNPELREVKGALALDESATQQEAMKLFEEAKKKEQDLANQYEQGRENLIQKQHSWHPGSDPTYETIPCHSQNEGATANSVDHERAHQQQGRAGDYPSQTYPPPGVYVDPSDSHHSEDHPPLNYDNMPGAGNKQSTVVAIATKHQFVVGSRVEFSDPPRYGEIRWMGNFPQVNGLIAGLELEEDMEGCTDGTWQGIRLFFCKYGQGLFCPVTALHPDQRGSAPSQFAGNTPPIQREPRQLPPLPRPAAPVDVSMGSAVQFGCSQNPWYGIVRWIGNLPGDQELLAGIELEEYADRCGDGELNGVRYFQCGYGKATFYPVARLLSDQRYADSAPAHGFPAQAGINPLQVPFEENVDQTTVPSPRHYVGDQKGIQGNQNSCYLDSTLFGLFALSNIFDDMFLEDSYSTSTTDINRQAISNMLWKGIVNPLRKNGVVRFESVMKMRNKMDELGKIEKEKDPEEFLNMLFKHVLHARPFISIRRPFGVEQEFFVQLFVEPDPNLRLPTVGMLITMMFKEQNISFTKIPSKFLVQVPRFGREFKTYPKIVPDLKLKIAEITDSGKTCMFCGEPSQYKCSECVNEDAASSYVYYCVTCCPLAHKKDKRKQHKPEPALNSNNDIYKLDLLSVICIETSHYVCFTRDLHTNTWLFFDSMANRVFDTYNIPRVTDCTRELNEWVYEGDQDRLINTPPRELPELVRRFTQDTYMCVYVQPDVAMYGDGDEEDYLSPVREPYSIVSEVPKPMESKDDVIEELKQENTSLQAENRNLQQRIETNQAEQSQLFEAEKQQLLQRYNERERTTSQEMAEKEEQIQLHKMEKHQLDNKKRQLERQKQHLEAQSQRYQQQAQNLQRRLEVAESKTNQSKFSKLQIPRLDQDSWNVRRQEVVLQDNLGHGAWGSVCRGLFRGQQEEFLNMLFKHMLHTRPFISIRRPFGVEQEFFVELFVEPDPNLKLPTVGVVITMMFKEQNISFTKIPSKFLVQVPQFGREFKIYQKIVPDLKLNIAEITDSGKTPPCMICGELSQYKCSKCVNEHNVSGYVYYCTTCCPLAHKKDERKQHKPEPALINNNELYKLDLLSVICIETSHYVCFTRDLNTNTWLFFDSMANRVYDTYNIPRVTDCTRELNEWVYEGDQDRLINTPPRELPKLVRRFTQNIYMCVYVQPDVAMYGDAEEYCHSSSVVPTVLKPKESKDDVIEELKQENSASQEENRSLQQRIDTNQAEQSQHIQLLEAEKQQLLRRYNERERTTSQEMAEKEEQIQQQKRKKQQSDNEKHQLERQKQYFQQQAQNLQRRLEVAESKTSQSKFSKLQIPRLDQDSWNVRRQEVVLQDNLGHGAWGSVCRGLFRGQQVAVKCAHKEILHENTIDQLKREIRIMAHVQHPNLVRLIAAVVDAGVERGTDSPLLVLELLDTDVRSAYKRKIVNFQKDALLSIFREVAYALHYLHEHQEPIIHRDVSAPNVLLQQIHPGVWKAKLSDFGSANLAKSCKTAAPGAIVYAAPETFPPSNLDDPLPKQTTKIDVYSYGYLLAEAVAKEMPSPENRRAILLCIKSEWEQVYDIIAACVESQPDNRLSMTQVLEKLNKLPSQ